One stretch of Actinacidiphila sp. DG2A-62 DNA includes these proteins:
- a CDS encoding DNA-binding protein, translating into MTTGTAVKRRTLTPEEIRALPAVLPAERTICAVWGISPATYYRLLAEKDLPVPTFTVGRSRKVNRADVLRALQLADAPGAI; encoded by the coding sequence GTGACGACCGGGACCGCCGTAAAGCGCCGGACGCTGACGCCCGAGGAAATTCGGGCCCTGCCAGCGGTCCTCCCGGCGGAGCGGACCATCTGCGCGGTGTGGGGGATCAGCCCCGCGACGTACTACCGCCTGTTGGCCGAGAAGGACTTGCCGGTGCCGACCTTCACGGTCGGCCGCAGCCGGAAGGTCAACCGCGCCGACGTCCTGCGAGCACTCCAGCTCGCCGACGCTCCGGGCGCCATCTGA